A stretch of Polypterus senegalus isolate Bchr_013 chromosome 5, ASM1683550v1, whole genome shotgun sequence DNA encodes these proteins:
- the LOC120529537 gene encoding proproteinase E-like has protein sequence MMRLGLVLLLVAAAHGCGNPTYSPNARVVNGEDAKPYSWPWQISLQYLSSGTYRHTCGGTLIAPNWVMTAGHCISASRTYRVVLEEYDLSVTENNEQIISVAKIVVHPLWNSNCVACGNDIALIKLSRSATLNDKVMVACLPEEDASLPDNYPCYISGWGRLYTNGPLPAKLQQALLPVVSYERCSQRDWWSSSVKKTMVCAGGDIKSGCNGDSGGPLICKHSDDLWYVHGVTSFVSSLGCNTVKKPTVFTRVSSFIPWIEDTMARN, from the exons ATGATGAGACTGGGTCTAGTGCTTCTACTGGTAGCAGCTG cTCATGGCTGTGGAAATCCTACTTACAGTCCCAATGCCAGAGTAGTAAATGGAGAGGATGCCAAACCATACAGCTGGCCATGGCAG ATTTCCCTTCAGTATTTGAGCTCTGGCACCTACAGGCACACctgtggaggcactctgatcGCTCCAAACTGGGTCATGACCGCAGGACACTGTATATC AGCATCCAGAACCTACCGTGTAGTTCTTGAAGAATATGACTTATCTGTAACCGAGAACAATGAGCAGATCATCAGTGTTGCTAAAATTGTTGTGCATCCTCTCTGGAACAGTAATTGTGTGGCTTGTGG aaatgATATTGCTTTGATTAAGTTGTCAAGAAGTGCTACCCTTAATGACAAGGTCATGGTTGCCTGCCTTCCCGAAGAAGATGCCTCATTGCCAGACAACTATCCCTGCTACATCAGTGGCTGGGGCCGACTTTACA CCAATGGGCCACTGCCAGCCAAACTGCAGCAGGCACTTTTGCCAGTGGTGAGCTATGAGAGATGTAGTCAAAGAGACTGGTGGAGTTCAAGTGTCAAGAAGACCATGGTCTGTGCTGGAGGAGACATCAAGTCAGGGTGCAAT GGTGATTCTGGTGGACCTTTGATCTGTAAACACAGTGATGACCTTTGGTATGTCCATGGTGTGACCAGCTTTGTTTCATCACTTGGATGCAATACTGTGAAGAAACCAACAGTTTTCACACGTGTATCTTCCTTTATTCCTTGGATTGAAGAT aCAATGGCAAGGAACTGA